One window of Rasiella rasia genomic DNA carries:
- a CDS encoding deoxynucleoside kinase has translation MHVAIAGNIGSGKTTLTRLLSKHYKWKAHYEDVEDNPYLDDFYNSMERWSFNLQIYFLNSRFRQILDIRESGKKVIQDRTIYEDAYIFAPNLHAMGLMTNRDYENYRSLFDLMESVTEGPDLLIYLRSSIPNLVNQIHKRGRDYENSISIDYLSRLNERYEAWVHGYDKGNLLIIDVDNLNFVDNPEDLGAVINKIDAELHGLFK, from the coding sequence ATGCACGTTGCAATTGCAGGAAACATAGGCTCTGGAAAAACCACGCTTACGCGTTTGCTTTCAAAACATTACAAATGGAAAGCTCATTATGAAGATGTAGAAGACAATCCGTATCTAGACGATTTTTACAACAGCATGGAGCGTTGGAGTTTCAATTTACAGATTTACTTTTTAAACAGCCGTTTTCGTCAGATATTAGACATACGAGAGAGTGGCAAAAAAGTGATTCAAGACAGAACCATTTACGAAGACGCCTACATATTTGCTCCTAACTTGCACGCTATGGGGCTTATGACCAACCGCGACTATGAGAATTACCGTTCGCTTTTCGACTTAATGGAAAGTGTTACTGAAGGACCCGATTTATTAATCTATCTAAGAAGTAGCATCCCAAATTTGGTAAATCAAATCCACAAACGGGGTCGCGATTACGAGAATAGTATAAGTATCGATTACCTAAGTAGACTTAACGAGCGATACGAAGCCTGGGTGCATGGCTATGACAAAGGAAATCTACTCATTATAGACGTAGACAACCTCAACTTTGTAGACAATCCAGAAGATTTGGGCGCTGTAATCAACAAGATTGATGCAGAATTGCATGGGCTTTTTAAATAG
- a CDS encoding response regulator transcription factor encodes MNKNPTILLAEDEASLGMIIKESLETRNFNVVFCANGEEALQAYQQKKPDLLVLDVMMPKKDGFTVAKEVRKEDKRIPILFLTAKSQTADVVEGFSIGGNDYLKKPFSMEELIVRMDNLLQRHKLQNSDTIYTIGNYRFHFKKQTLQFEEEEIKPLTHREAHLLYHLNNNKNEVLDRSVILKKLWNNDDFFSGRSMDVFITRLRKKLKKDERIQIINVRGYGYKLVY; translated from the coding sequence ATGAACAAAAACCCAACCATACTCCTCGCAGAAGACGAAGCCTCACTTGGTATGATTATTAAAGAGAGTCTTGAAACTCGAAACTTTAATGTGGTGTTTTGCGCCAATGGCGAGGAAGCATTACAAGCATACCAACAAAAGAAGCCAGATTTGCTTGTGCTAGATGTAATGATGCCGAAAAAAGACGGTTTTACAGTAGCTAAAGAAGTACGAAAGGAAGATAAAAGAATTCCTATTCTCTTTTTAACGGCAAAATCGCAAACTGCAGATGTGGTTGAAGGATTTAGCATTGGGGGCAATGATTATCTTAAAAAGCCCTTTAGTATGGAAGAGCTTATTGTGCGCATGGATAATTTACTACAACGACACAAACTTCAAAACAGTGATACCATTTACACCATTGGAAACTATCGATTCCATTTTAAAAAACAGACACTTCAGTTTGAAGAAGAAGAGATAAAGCCACTTACTCATAGAGAGGCTCATTTATTGTATCATCTTAATAACAATAAAAATGAAGTACTAGACCGTTCCGTAATTTTGAAAAAACTATGGAACAACGACGATTTCTTCTCGGGAAGAAGTATGGATGTATTTATTACCCGACTTCGAAAAAAACTTAAAAAAGATGAGCGCATTCAAATAATAAATGTGCGTGGGTACGGTTATAAGCTTGTCTATTAA
- a CDS encoding sensor histidine kinase, which translates to MQKRHYKTILFFIVATILVTLGIQGYFNYKNYQIDKQQFINEAQIGLDNAVNTYYADLAEENILGFSFSQGPEEMDVQKLDSIFSTLDKNYITHPGKTDSVMVEVLEGGDMQAISIFSGDSGSNHDTLFKKLQIDGTTRKNMVRWSMTQDTFNENPLASLTTRVIYAIATDSLQLPVLNKMVAAELQRKNITASYSLIYKPDAGSEQILKTGSVAKNALETASTSSYLPLGSTLKMAISNSTLAILKRNTIGLLLSLIFVVSVIACLLYLFKIINRQKQLAEVKNDLISNITHEFKTPLATIGAAMEGIQVFNKNNDPEKTMKYASVSMSQVEKLNGMVEKLLETATLDSEQLKLNFEAVDIVQLLDTIAARERLNVPDKQLRFSTKEPTLIYEVDTFHFENAINNIVDNALKYGGNEINISLIRKNNAIEISITDNGRDLTAAQGKQIFDKFYRVPKGNTHNIKGFGIGLYYTKVIVEKHGGTISVQTQPTNFTIVLPL; encoded by the coding sequence ATGCAAAAGCGTCATTACAAGACCATTTTATTTTTTATAGTAGCCACTATTTTGGTTACCCTAGGTATTCAGGGCTATTTTAATTATAAAAATTACCAAATAGACAAACAACAGTTTATCAATGAAGCACAGATTGGTTTAGACAACGCTGTAAATACATATTATGCAGATTTGGCCGAAGAAAATATTCTTGGTTTTTCATTTTCGCAAGGCCCAGAAGAGATGGATGTTCAGAAACTTGATAGTATTTTTAGCACCCTCGATAAGAATTATATTACACATCCCGGAAAAACAGACAGCGTAATGGTTGAAGTGTTAGAAGGGGGTGACATGCAGGCAATTTCAATCTTTTCTGGCGATTCAGGTAGCAATCACGACACCTTGTTTAAGAAACTACAAATAGATGGTACTACCAGAAAGAATATGGTTCGTTGGAGTATGACCCAAGATACCTTCAATGAAAATCCGTTGGCCTCATTAACCACACGTGTTATTTATGCTATTGCTACAGATTCTTTGCAATTGCCTGTACTTAATAAAATGGTAGCAGCAGAGTTACAACGCAAAAATATTACAGCCTCTTACAGTCTAATCTACAAACCCGATGCGGGCAGCGAGCAAATTTTAAAGACAGGTTCGGTAGCTAAAAATGCGTTGGAAACCGCATCTACTTCAAGTTATTTACCCCTAGGAAGCACCTTAAAAATGGCCATTAGCAATAGCACGCTAGCTATTTTAAAACGAAACACTATCGGGTTGCTGCTATCTTTAATTTTTGTGGTCTCGGTAATTGCGTGTTTGCTGTATCTATTTAAAATTATCAATCGGCAAAAACAACTTGCCGAAGTAAAAAATGATTTGATTAGCAATATCACACACGAATTTAAAACCCCGTTGGCAACAATTGGCGCAGCAATGGAGGGTATTCAGGTTTTTAATAAAAATAACGATCCCGAGAAAACTATGAAGTACGCCTCAGTTTCTATGTCTCAAGTTGAAAAATTAAATGGCATGGTAGAAAAGCTACTAGAAACTGCAACTTTAGATAGTGAACAGTTAAAACTAAACTTTGAAGCAGTAGATATTGTACAACTTCTTGATACCATCGCCGCTAGAGAACGGCTAAACGTTCCTGACAAACAATTACGTTTTTCTACTAAAGAACCCACACTTATATACGAAGTAGACACCTTTCACTTTGAAAATGCAATCAATAATATCGTAGACAATGCATTGAAATATGGTGGTAATGAAATTAATATATCCCTGATTCGAAAAAATAATGCTATTGAGATTTCTATTACAGACAATGGTCGAGATTTAACTGCAGCGCAAGGAAAGCAAATTTTCGATAAATTTTATCGCGTTCCAAAAGGCAACACTCACAATATAAAAGGCTTTGGAATTGGCCTGTACTACACCAAAGTAATTGTAGAAAAACATGGAGGTACAATTTCAGTACAAACACAACCTACTAATTTTACTATTGTCTTACCGCTATGA
- a CDS encoding GLPGLI family protein produces MKTILISLSIMIGLYATSMAQQFEGIATYKTDRQVDLEMENDGMTDAMQEQIAAQLRKQFQKEYTLTFNKNESIYEEMESLDSPAPMATGGISIVISGGTDVLYRNIPENQYTVQTEISGKEFLIKDALETPEWTFEKETRNIGNYTCFKATREREVTEKTMTNESDSLVEVTRLITTTAWYTLDIPVKHGPSDFWGLPGLILQLEEGDLTILCSKIVLNPEKEIKIEAPRKGKEVTQAEFDEIQEKKSKEMMERFQSDGRKKGEKSSFSIKIGG; encoded by the coding sequence ATGAAAACAATTTTAATAAGTCTTAGCATCATGATAGGTCTATATGCAACAAGCATGGCACAGCAGTTTGAAGGAATTGCCACCTATAAAACTGATAGACAAGTAGATTTAGAAATGGAAAATGATGGAATGACAGATGCTATGCAAGAGCAAATTGCCGCACAATTGCGCAAGCAATTCCAGAAAGAATACACCTTAACTTTCAATAAAAATGAATCAATTTATGAAGAGATGGAGAGTCTAGATTCGCCAGCACCAATGGCAACCGGTGGAATTAGTATTGTAATTTCGGGAGGCACAGATGTTTTATATCGAAACATACCAGAAAATCAATACACTGTCCAAACCGAAATTAGTGGAAAAGAATTCTTAATTAAAGATGCACTGGAAACACCAGAATGGACTTTCGAAAAGGAAACTAGAAATATAGGAAATTACACATGCTTTAAAGCAACCCGAGAAAGAGAAGTTACCGAAAAAACTATGACTAATGAAAGCGATAGTCTTGTTGAGGTTACCAGACTAATTACTACTACCGCGTGGTATACATTAGATATCCCTGTAAAGCATGGCCCTAGCGACTTCTGGGGATTGCCCGGACTAATTTTACAACTGGAAGAAGGAGATCTTACCATACTTTGTTCTAAAATTGTTTTAAACCCTGAAAAAGAAATAAAAATAGAAGCTCCAAGAAAAGGTAAAGAGGTTACCCAAGCAGAATTTGATGAAATTCAAGAAAAAAAGAGCAAAGAAATGATGGAGCGTTTTCAATCTGATGGCAGAAAAAAGGGAGAAAAGAGTAGCTTTTCCATAAAAATTGGCGGATAA
- a CDS encoding GLPGLI family protein has translation MKIISFLAVALLTFSGFAQTISGKAYYESKTTVDMENFGGREMSEQMKKTIAERMKSMLEKTYILTFNNNESIYKEEEKLEAGAGGGFGMMMNSFSAGAQYKNLKENKILEEREFFGKQFLINDTITNLEWTVTDEKRMIGNYVAVKATAVKKVDENDFSMARRRNRDRDKKKEDNTTEEADTKDAKSDDETADTDTKKDDDDPMNDIEVPKEVTVTAWFTPQIPVSNGPGEYAGLPGLILEMNVYRTTILCSKIVLSTKEGEKIEAPDKGDEVTRAEYNKIVKEKMDEMRENFRGRGGRGGRGGGRRGF, from the coding sequence ATGAAAATTATATCTTTTTTAGCTGTTGCACTCTTAACTTTTAGTGGCTTCGCTCAAACCATAAGCGGTAAGGCGTATTATGAATCTAAGACCACAGTAGACATGGAAAACTTTGGGGGTCGCGAGATGAGTGAGCAGATGAAGAAAACCATAGCCGAACGAATGAAGAGTATGTTAGAGAAAACCTACATACTTACCTTTAATAATAACGAGTCTATTTATAAGGAAGAAGAAAAGTTGGAAGCTGGTGCAGGTGGTGGTTTTGGAATGATGATGAATAGTTTTTCTGCAGGCGCGCAATATAAAAACCTAAAAGAAAATAAGATTTTAGAAGAGCGTGAGTTCTTCGGAAAGCAGTTTTTAATTAACGATACCATTACTAATTTAGAATGGACTGTCACCGATGAAAAGCGAATGATAGGTAATTATGTTGCGGTAAAAGCAACGGCTGTTAAAAAGGTAGACGAAAATGATTTTAGCATGGCGCGAAGAAGAAATCGCGATAGAGATAAAAAGAAAGAAGACAATACCACCGAAGAAGCCGATACAAAAGATGCTAAATCTGATGATGAAACCGCAGACACAGACACTAAGAAAGACGATGATGACCCAATGAATGACATTGAGGTACCTAAGGAAGTAACAGTAACAGCATGGTTTACACCTCAAATACCAGTGAGTAACGGTCCTGGAGAATATGCAGGATTACCAGGCTTAATTCTTGAAATGAACGTGTACCGAACCACAATTCTATGTTCTAAAATTGTACTCAGTACCAAAGAAGGTGAAAAAATTGAAGCACCAGATAAAGGAGACGAAGTAACTCGCGCAGAATACAACAAAATTGTAAAAGAGAAAATGGATGAGATGCGAGAAAATTTTAGAGGCCGCGGTGGACGAGGAGGTCGTGGTGGCGGACGAAGAGGGTTTTAA
- a CDS encoding GLPGLI family protein produces the protein MKMFLKILLVVICGQGAMAQEISGEAIYVLKKKIDLDQNISEEEKTKKEERLKKLYEKKMQLKFNTKASFYKEMPTLLAEENAMYRLGFIGGSGGYISNGIYKNIEADSLVEQREFLGKLFLVKDNVPELDWELKEKAKKIGNYDAFMATAVVQLEIDNSANPLKKIEANYIMTAWYTPQIPVAHGPDVFYGLPGLILEVHLKDTVLLCEKVTLELGNNVSIDIPTTGEVVTLAKYNQIVVQKLKEREN, from the coding sequence ATGAAAATGTTTTTAAAAATTCTACTTGTTGTTATCTGCGGGCAAGGGGCGATGGCACAAGAAATTAGTGGCGAAGCCATCTATGTATTAAAGAAGAAAATTGATCTTGATCAGAACATTTCCGAAGAAGAGAAGACCAAAAAAGAAGAACGGCTAAAGAAGTTGTACGAGAAAAAGATGCAACTAAAATTTAATACGAAAGCGTCTTTCTATAAAGAAATGCCTACACTTCTTGCTGAAGAAAACGCGATGTACAGACTGGGTTTTATTGGCGGATCTGGAGGCTATATTTCTAACGGAATTTATAAAAATATTGAAGCAGATAGTCTCGTTGAACAGCGAGAGTTTTTAGGAAAGTTGTTTTTAGTAAAAGACAATGTGCCAGAATTAGACTGGGAATTAAAGGAAAAAGCAAAAAAAATAGGAAACTACGATGCCTTTATGGCAACGGCAGTGGTGCAATTGGAAATTGATAATAGTGCTAATCCGTTAAAGAAAATAGAAGCTAACTATATTATGACTGCATGGTATACACCTCAGATTCCAGTGGCACATGGCCCAGATGTTTTTTACGGATTACCTGGTTTAATATTAGAAGTTCATTTAAAAGATACTGTCCTATTATGCGAAAAAGTAACGCTTGAATTAGGGAACAATGTATCTATAGATATACCAACGACAGGTGAGGTGGTAACCCTTGCGAAATATAACCAAATAGTCGTTCAAAAATTAAAAGAACGAGAAAACTAA
- a CDS encoding TonB-dependent receptor yields MKKILWAIVLLCTLSVTAQSIKVRGVIKDTLSQPLEFANVVATVTSNGTIESYGITNEKGMYQLDLPKGESYTLKASFLGFETQEKSVTVGEDDDDRTLDFILKSLAAELDGVEIVYEMPVTVKGDTIVYNADSFTTGDERKLGDVMEKLPGVEINDDGEIQVEGKTVQKVMVEGKDFFDGDSKLATKNIPADAVDKVEVLRNYNEVGQMRGLGNDQDNVAINIRLKEGKKNFWFGEVTAGGGVVGEEEVGYLAHPKLFYYSPEYSLNFITDFNNIGEVPFTFRDYFNFTGGFRNFNRGGGTTFQVSESDLGFAVAQNNRANEIETKFLAGNFSWKAGKSLDVSGFGILSDNRTNIVTNSIRQYIASGTTENTASTSDQRSQLAMLKLSSVYKPNTNLQIDYDALVKTSKVTEQDNTLSQFEGVSNNIEENLENKPASINQNVNAYYTLNDKNIFAGQVQHLYQDEDPFYNAITDILPFAGIIPADTTQNRFNTNQQKNIITNKLDAKVDYYYVLNNTSNLNFTLGNTYSNQLFDSSIFQVLDNGSQLNFNATPAIQGTTLPLVNDVNYTFSDAFLGAHYKLKTGKFIITPGVTLHNYNLKDNQLGTENTQNEWKVLPDFNAIFNIKKSESLRFNYAITAQYSDVNDYAEAFVFSNYNRLFRGNRNLENSLSHTYNLTYFSFNLFNYTNVSGNVSYSRSINGFKSNTELIAINQVSSPFNIDSNFPDETISAFGRFSKRVKKLQFNLQGNFALNKFNNLINNQILESESITQSYRGSVRSSFREWPNFEVGYRLTVNNYDNGGNAQIFYTQRPYANVDINFLKDFTLSAEWDYYNYSNDERTVENTYSFFNANLYYQKGDSPWEFRIQADNILDTEFTNNDSFSDQFNTTSQYFVLPRIMMLVIKYDL; encoded by the coding sequence ATGAAAAAAATACTTTGGGCTATTGTCCTTCTCTGCACGCTATCTGTAACAGCCCAAAGCATTAAAGTGCGAGGGGTTATAAAAGACACGCTTTCTCAGCCCTTAGAATTTGCCAATGTAGTAGCTACTGTTACAAGTAATGGCACCATAGAATCGTATGGAATCACCAACGAAAAAGGGATGTACCAATTAGACCTTCCTAAAGGCGAAAGCTACACCTTAAAAGCAAGTTTTTTAGGTTTTGAAACTCAAGAAAAAAGTGTAACAGTTGGCGAAGATGACGACGATAGAACTCTAGATTTTATTCTGAAATCGCTCGCAGCCGAACTAGACGGCGTTGAAATTGTCTATGAAATGCCAGTGACTGTAAAAGGAGATACCATTGTATACAACGCCGACAGTTTTACCACAGGTGATGAACGCAAGCTAGGAGACGTAATGGAAAAATTACCTGGGGTTGAAATTAATGACGATGGTGAGATACAGGTAGAAGGCAAGACAGTTCAAAAAGTAATGGTAGAAGGCAAAGATTTTTTTGATGGCGATTCAAAATTGGCAACAAAAAACATCCCAGCAGACGCAGTAGATAAAGTAGAAGTGCTTCGAAATTATAATGAGGTTGGACAAATGAGAGGCCTGGGGAATGATCAAGATAATGTAGCAATTAATATTAGGCTGAAAGAAGGGAAGAAGAATTTCTGGTTTGGAGAAGTTACAGCCGGAGGTGGTGTTGTAGGTGAAGAGGAGGTAGGCTATTTAGCACATCCCAAACTGTTTTACTATAGTCCAGAATACAGTTTGAACTTTATAACAGATTTTAATAATATTGGGGAAGTGCCATTTACTTTCAGGGACTATTTTAATTTTACTGGAGGCTTCCGAAATTTTAATCGTGGAGGAGGAACGACATTTCAAGTAAGTGAAAGTGACCTTGGTTTTGCTGTTGCGCAGAACAATCGTGCCAATGAAATAGAAACTAAATTCCTTGCAGGAAATTTCAGCTGGAAAGCAGGGAAAAGTCTTGATGTAAGTGGTTTCGGGATCTTATCAGACAATCGCACCAATATCGTAACTAATTCTATTCGTCAATACATTGCTTCGGGAACTACAGAAAATACCGCTAGTACAAGCGATCAACGTAGCCAATTGGCCATGTTAAAATTGAGTAGCGTATACAAGCCAAACACCAATTTGCAGATAGATTACGACGCGTTGGTAAAAACATCTAAAGTTACCGAGCAAGACAATACACTATCTCAATTTGAAGGGGTATCTAACAATATTGAAGAAAATTTGGAGAATAAACCTGCGTCTATCAATCAGAATGTAAATGCATACTATACATTAAATGACAAGAATATTTTCGCTGGGCAAGTTCAACATTTGTATCAAGATGAAGATCCATTTTATAATGCAATTACCGATATTTTACCATTTGCAGGAATTATACCGGCAGACACAACACAAAATAGATTTAATACCAACCAACAAAAAAACATTATCACCAACAAGCTTGATGCTAAGGTAGATTACTACTATGTTTTAAATAATACCAGTAATCTTAATTTTACCTTGGGTAATACATACAGCAATCAGCTTTTCGACTCAAGTATATTTCAAGTATTAGACAACGGAAGTCAGCTTAATTTTAATGCTACACCAGCCATTCAAGGAACTACTTTGCCATTGGTTAACGACGTAAATTATACGTTCTCTGATGCCTTCTTAGGAGCCCATTACAAGCTTAAAACTGGAAAATTTATAATTACTCCTGGGGTAACGCTTCATAACTACAACTTAAAAGACAACCAGTTGGGCACCGAAAACACGCAAAACGAATGGAAAGTATTACCCGACTTTAATGCTATTTTTAATATTAAGAAAAGTGAGAGCCTTAGGTTTAATTATGCAATTACAGCACAGTATTCTGACGTTAATGATTATGCTGAAGCGTTTGTGTTTAGTAATTATAATAGGCTGTTTCGCGGAAATAGGAATTTAGAAAACTCATTGTCTCACACGTATAATTTAACCTATTTCAGTTTTAATCTGTTCAATTATACCAATGTAAGTGGAAATGTAAGCTATTCACGTAGTATAAATGGCTTTAAGAGCAATACAGAGCTCATTGCTATTAACCAAGTAAGTAGCCCGTTTAACATTGATAGCAATTTTCCAGATGAAACAATTTCTGCCTTCGGAAGATTTAGCAAGCGTGTCAAGAAATTGCAATTTAATCTACAGGGTAATTTTGCGCTAAACAAATTTAACAACCTTATAAACAATCAAATTTTAGAAAGTGAAAGTATCACTCAGAGTTATCGAGGGAGTGTGCGAAGTAGTTTTAGAGAATGGCCTAATTTTGAAGTAGGGTATAGGCTTACCGTAAACAACTATGATAATGGTGGTAACGCGCAGATATTTTATACACAGCGCCCATATGCTAACGTAGATATCAACTTCTTAAAAGATTTTACCCTCAGCGCCGAGTGGGATTACTATAATTATTCAAATGATGAGCGTACTGTAGAAAATACCTATTCGTTCTTTAATGCCAACCTTTATTACCAAAAAGGCGATAGTCCGTGGGAGTTTAGAATACAGGCAGATAATATATTAGATACCGAATTTACAAATAACGATAGCTTTAGTGATCAATTTAATACTACTTCGCAATATTTTGTATTACCAAGAATTATGATGCTGGTAATTAAATACGATTTGTAA
- a CDS encoding C1 family peptidase, giving the protein MRQLTFLILFATGFMFAQEYPMGMDWDEESYRSIPYKAQFTSATYEDLPASVSLAKWAPTPGNQGQYGTCVAYASAYGLRTMMLAKDMNITNRQTITDNALSPSYVYSLIKKEDDIACNKGANPKLGLEALKVAGAPSLKTLPYQCNPSITKEAQMEAIDYRIRDYQTLFFFDAQDPGVKTNTTKKALTEGYPVLLGMKLPESFFSAKKVWRAKPEDIGTTAKKHGYHAMVVIGYDDNYEGGAFQLLNSWGTAWGDGGFIWVPYTEYEEWAMGALQPYSYYKKKEETKPDVKPNPNPSPVPKPDVVPDPDPNPIAGELPKGSLRFVTNTGSAMEVSRTSTRNLVVEDDIEGEDLVAYRMTKAYASGTRFRFFLKNENEGYIYAFATDLTQKINKILPYDDGMSPLIGGNSELAFPSEKKVIRMDDNPGTDYLLILFSQQELNQAELLSKMQQTSGGLTSKIKAALGDKLIDKSQVKYQSGNPGFEVKEGANGYVVPLMVEITHK; this is encoded by the coding sequence ATGAGACAGCTAACTTTTTTAATTTTATTCGCAACAGGATTCATGTTTGCTCAGGAGTATCCAATGGGTATGGACTGGGACGAAGAATCGTACAGAAGCATACCCTACAAAGCTCAATTCACGAGTGCTACCTACGAAGACCTTCCAGCATCAGTGTCATTAGCTAAGTGGGCGCCAACTCCTGGTAATCAGGGGCAATATGGTACTTGCGTTGCTTATGCTTCGGCATACGGGCTACGAACTATGATGCTCGCCAAAGATATGAATATTACGAACCGGCAAACCATTACAGACAATGCCTTATCTCCTTCATATGTGTACTCACTTATTAAAAAAGAAGATGATATTGCCTGTAACAAAGGAGCAAATCCAAAACTAGGACTAGAAGCTTTAAAAGTAGCGGGTGCTCCTAGTTTAAAAACGCTTCCGTATCAGTGTAATCCAAGTATTACTAAAGAAGCCCAGATGGAGGCGATTGACTATAGAATTAGAGATTACCAAACGCTCTTCTTCTTCGATGCTCAGGATCCTGGAGTAAAGACAAATACAACCAAAAAAGCACTTACTGAAGGGTATCCTGTTTTGCTAGGTATGAAATTACCTGAAAGTTTTTTTAGCGCGAAGAAAGTTTGGCGTGCCAAGCCAGAAGATATTGGTACTACAGCAAAAAAACACGGATATCATGCAATGGTAGTTATTGGTTATGATGATAACTATGAAGGCGGTGCATTTCAATTACTAAATAGTTGGGGTACAGCCTGGGGAGATGGCGGATTTATTTGGGTGCCGTACACCGAATATGAAGAATGGGCTATGGGTGCTTTACAGCCGTATAGCTATTATAAAAAGAAGGAAGAGACAAAACCAGACGTAAAGCCAAACCCAAATCCGTCACCGGTTCCTAAGCCAGATGTTGTGCCAGATCCAGATCCTAACCCTATTGCTGGGGAATTACCAAAAGGAAGTCTTCGATTTGTCACAAATACAGGTAGTGCAATGGAGGTGAGCCGTACTTCAACACGTAATTTGGTAGTTGAAGATGATATAGAAGGAGAAGATCTAGTAGCTTATAGAATGACTAAGGCTTATGCTTCTGGAACTCGATTTCGATTCTTTTTGAAAAATGAAAACGAAGGATATATTTATGCTTTTGCAACAGATCTTACCCAAAAGATTAATAAAATCCTTCCTTATGATGACGGTATGTCACCGTTAATTGGCGGAAACTCTGAACTGGCTTTTCCAAGTGAGAAGAAAGTTATTAGAATGGATGACAATCCTGGAACCGACTACTTGCTAATATTATTTAGCCAGCAAGAATTAAATCAAGCCGAACTCCTATCTAAAATGCAACAAACTTCAGGGGGGCTAACTTCTAAGATTAAAGCAGCTTTAGGTGATAAATTAATAGATAAGAGTCAAGTTAAGTATCAGTCTGGAAATCCTGGTTTTGAAGTTAAAGAAGGAGCGAATGGCTATGTAGTGCCATTAATGGTTGAAATAACTCACAAATAG